A stretch of the Lolium perenne isolate Kyuss_39 chromosome 3, Kyuss_2.0, whole genome shotgun sequence genome encodes the following:
- the LOC127343232 gene encoding GDSL esterase/lipase At4g10955, protein MAKPVPTKKAGNAAAAVVPVSNPFDFHVYGPRKLSFTSWKDLLSSSWKNPNYRRMVIACFIQGAYMLELDRQEKRDERTGLASQWWRPFKYRLVQALVDERDGSIYGAVLEWDRQAALSDYIPFRPTRAPAAVVALRGTLLKAPTFRRDVVDDLRFLTWDSLKGSVRFAGALAALRDAARRFGVGNVCVGGHSLGAGFALQVGKALAKEGVFVECHVFNPPSVSLAMSLKGFAETAGELWGRVRAWIPYMGTQVADAGGNSESEAKASLARAGMAKWLPHLYINTNDYICCYYSDAASGTATVAVGSGGGSGTTMAGVARMLVVSKGPSKFLAAHGLEQWWADDVELQVALNHSKLVDRQLRSLYAQPPAAPGAGS, encoded by the exons ATGGCCAAGCCGGTGCCGACCAAGAAAGCCGGCAATGCAGCAGCGGCGGTGGTGCCAGTATCGAATCCGTTCGATTTCCATGTGTACGGCCCCCGCAAGCTCTCGTTCACGAGCTGGAAAGATCTTCTTAGCTCAAGCTG GAAGAATCCCAACTACCGGCGGATGGTGATCGCGTGCTTCATCCAGGGAGCGTACATGCTGGAGCTGGACCGGCAGGAGAAGCGCGACGAGCGCACCGGCCTCGCGTCGCAGTGGTGGCGTCCGTTCAAGTACAGGCTCGTCCAGGCGCTCGTCGACGAGCGCGACGGCTCCATCTACGGCGCCGTCCTCGAGTGGGACCGCCAGGCCGCGCTGTCGGACTACATCCCGTTCCGCCCCACCCGCGCGCCGGCCGCCGTGGTGGCGCTGCGCGGCACGCTGCTCAAGGCGCCCACGTTCCGCCGCGACGTCGtggacgacctccggttcctcacCTGGGACAGCCTCAAGGGCTCGGTCCGCTTCGCCGGCGCGCTGGCGGCGCTGCGGGACGCCGCGCGCAGGTTCGGCGTGGGCAACGTGTGCGTGGGAGGGCACTCGCTGGGCGCCGGGTTCGCGCTGCAGGTGGGCAAGGCGCTGGCCAAGGAGGGCGTCTTCGTGGAGTGCCACGTCTTCAACCCGCCGTCCGTGTCGCTCGCCATGAGCCTCAAGGGCTTCGCCGAGACCGCCGGCGAGCTGTGGGGCCGCGTGCGCGCCTGGATCCCCTACATGGGCACGCAGGTGGCCGACGCGGGCGGCAACAGTGAGAGCGAGGCGAAGGCGTCGCTGGCGCGCGCGGGGATGGCGAAGTGGCTGCCGCACCTGTACATCAACACCAACGACTACATCTGCTGCTACTACAGCGACGCGGCGAGCGGGACGGCGACCGTCGCTGTCGGCAGCGGGGGCGGGAGCGGTACCACCATGGCCGGAGTGGCGAGGATGCTGGTTGTTTCTAAGGGGCCGAGCAAGTTCCTGGCCGCGCACGGGCTGGAGCAGTGGTGGGCTGACGACGTCGAGCTGCAGGTGGCGCTCAACCACAGCAAGCTCGTCGACCGCCAGCTAAGGTCGCTCTACGCCCAGCCGCCGGCCGCACCGGGCGCCGGAAGTTAG
- the LOC127343234 gene encoding uncharacterized protein At4g18257, with amino-acid sequence MMPSPAGTAPPSSSASSAAAPNQQGGVPKERRMESLGWLTESTVMPKKHKAIEGVGAASILDLKAQLYRTQEEARNSAPADAASGEFRRAKKRSGPADPLGAKNSGVDARAHKDKLELKAVKDGSVCYSALEKKAELYEKLARGELPDEEDQEKYCVDFFQKSFHQVSERRQPETPTASERAEPENESADSMPNAKPMGLGRTGTTIDQDEHRRFVREVHEEVSEARHKASTMKSRRQEQELARREKLKQAYLKKRLEKLIAEKQASSASDDQPAS; translated from the exons atgatgCCGTCGCCGGCAGGTACcgcgccgccctcctcctccgcctcctccgcggcCGCGCCGAACCAGCAGGGCGGTGTTCCGAAGGAGCGGCGGATGGAGTCGCTCGGGTGGCTGACGGAGTCGACGGTGATGCCCAAGAAGCACAAGGCCATCGAGGGCGTCGGCGCGGCGTCCATACTCGACCTCAAGGCCCAGCTCTACCGCACCCAGGAGGAGGCCCGCAACTCCGCCCCCGCCGACGCCGCCTCCGGCGAGTTCCGCCGCGCCAAGAAACGCTCCGGCCCTGCCGACCCCCTCGGCGCCAAGAACTCCGGCGTTGACGCACGTGCCCACAA AGATAAGCTGGAGCTGAAAGCTGTGAAAGATGGGTCTGTATGTTATTCTGCCCTAGAAAAGAAGGCAGAGTTGTATGAGAAATTAGCCAGAGGCGAGCTACCTGATGAAGAAGACCAGGAGAAATATTGTGTTGATTTCTTCCAGAAAAGTTTTCACCAAGTCAGTGAGCGCCGGCAGCCAGAGACCCCTACTGCCTCTGAGCGTGCAGAACCAGAAAATGAGAGTGCCGATTCAATGCCAAATGCCAAGCCAATGGGGCTTGGACGAACTGGTACAACAATTGACCAGGACGAGCACAGACGCTTTGTCAG GGAGGTTCACGAGGAAGTAAGTGAGGCTAGGCATAAGGCTTCAACGATGAAATCCCGGCGACAAGAGCAGGAGTTGGCTCGCAGAGAGAAACTGAAGCAAGCTTATCTCAAGAAACGCCTGGAAAAGTTGATTGCTGAAAAGCAGGCATCTTCAGCCAGTGATGACCAACCAGCTAGCTAG
- the LOC127343236 gene encoding uncharacterized protein produces the protein MACSFSPSSAARLQAVDAAAAVKSARVPLKASVSPAPRSLGGCKAARQEFEGATQDPSVSVSSARTQLDFLEQLTSSSTTDATENGAPTETRVQTTIREQLAALYGDRGDEFTFTLPLGKRLRQGLKTLNALTVSQRRNIKRQALLTKVSGRNDSVFFATVGVFVLGPPIAILAIAVLTGYVQLLP, from the exons ATGGCCTGCAGCTTCTCCCCTTCCTCCGCCGCGAGGCTCCAGGCGGTGGACGCGGCGGCGGCCGTGAAGAGCGCGAGGGTGCCCCTCAAGGCATCCGTCTCGCCGGCGCCGAGATCGCTGGGCGGCTGCAAGGCTGCTCGGCAGGAGTTCGAGGGCGCCACACAGGATCCCAGCGTATCAG TTTCTTCGGCACGCACACAGTTGGATTTCCTGGAGCAACTGACATCATCCTCTACAACTGATGCCACTG AGAATGGCGCCCCTACAGAAACCCGTGTGCAAACTACCATCCGGGAGCAACTGGCAGCGCTGTACGGTGACAGGGGCGACGAATTCACGTTCACCCTCCCGCTGGGAAAGAGGCTCAGGCAAGGCCTCAAGACCCTCAACGCCCTGACCGTCTCGCAGAGGAGGAACATCAAGAGGCAAGCGCTGCTCACCAAGGTCAGTGGGAGGAATGACTCGGTGTTCTTCGCAACTGTCGGGGTATTCGTGCTCGGGCCGCCTATCGCCATTTTAGCTATTGCTGTCCTAACTGGCTATGTCCAGCTCTTGCCATGA
- the LOC127343235 gene encoding cytochrome b561 domain-containing protein At4g18260, translating to MLVSGRKGLPVLCTCFVIFSLLTVPSNGSSNSTEDLNQNHNKTGHPLQLTPKAAFQLKLHALFHWSSFGFLMPVGILLVRMSSKSKSGRCVRVLFYCHVISQIAAVLLATSGAALSLMHFENSFSNTHQRVGLALYVFMCLQPIIGFFRPERGAKVRSLWFFIHWLLGIAVCATGIANVYTGIRTYHERTTKSVSVWTGLLTVEVSFLAFFYLLIDRWSYMIKQGHLPVEQLRPNDNHRTYPTTLQKELAIVQE from the exons ATGCTGGTGTCTGGGCGAAAAGGACTGCCCGTTCTGTGCACATGTTTTGTGATTTTTTCGCTTCTTACAGTGCCGTCCAATGGCTCGTCAAATTCCACGGAAGATCTCAATCAAAACCACAACAAGACCGGGCATCCTCTTCAG CTGACGCCCAAAGCAGCATTTCAGCTCAAGCTACACGCGCTGTTCCACTGGTCCTCCTTTGGTTTCCTGATGCCTGTCGGGATACTGCTGGTCAGGATGTCAAGCAAGTCGAAAAGCGGCAGATGCGTCCGAGTCCTCTTCTATTGCCATGTCATTTCTCAG ATCGCAGCTGTGCTTCTTGCTACAAGCGGCGCGGCTCTGTCGTTGATGCACTTTGAGAACTCATTCAGTAATACTCACCAGAGAGTAGGATTGGCATTGTATGTATTCATGTGTCTTCAGCCAATCATTGGTTTCTTCAGACCAGAAAG AGGTGCCAAGGTAAGGAGTCTGTGGTTCTTCATCCACTGGCTTCTCGGCATCGCAGTCTGCGCCACTGGAATCGCAAATGTCTACACTGGCATCCGCACGTACCATGAGAGAACCACCAAAAGCGTGAGCGTTTGGACCGGCCTCCTTACCGTTGAGGTCTCCTTCCTAGCTTTTTTCTATCTCTTGATAGATAGATGGAGCTACATGATCAAACAAGGACATCTCCCTGTCGAGCAGCTAAGACCCAACGATAATCACAGGACCTATCCAACTACTCTTCAGAAAGAGCTGGCTATAGTGCAAGAGTGA